The genomic window AAATGTATCTCAAAGCCGCCGCCGCCCTGCAGATCGATCCCGCTCGGATGCTGGTGTTGGAAGACAGCGAAAACGGCTGCGCGGCGGCCGTGGCAGCCGGCGCCGTGACCGTCGCGATCCCCGGAGCCCACAGCGTGGGACACCAATACGACGGAGCCCACCTAGTCGCCCAGCGACTAGACGACCAACGCCTGCTAAACCTAATCAGCACGTAGCATGGGCCGCCGGCCCGTGTGCCCTCGCGTAGTCCGTAGGCCGGAACAAGCCGTGCGCAGTTCCGGCAGTGGGTTGCCGTTTGATTTCCCATGCCGGAACAGCGCACGGCTCGTTCCGGCCTACATTGCTCTCTGACTCATGCTGCGGGGCGAAGAACCACTTAGACGATGCCGCTGATGTCGATCAGGTGCACCTGTCGGCCGTCGGCATGCGGAGAATCGATGGCCACGGTTTTACCGTCGTTGCTGTTGCGCGGGTGGGTGTCACAGCGCCACTCGCCCCGATACACCGGCGGCGAATGAAAATGTCCCAACGGAACTCTGCGGTTCGAAGGCACGTGGTACAGATACGGCGATTGCTCGCGGCTGGCCCCCTGCGGATAGGTGTCGTTCAAGATCCATTCATTGTCGGTATGGGGCACGTACGTGTTGTGCCCGTTCTTGGTCATCACGCCTTCGCCAACGACTTCGATCTGGTCGGTTTGATCTTTGAACAGATAAAACGCGTCACGGCGGCCCGCCGGTCGCGTCCAGGCGCAGATGTGTTTGGCATCGCGCCAAATAAAGTGCGAGGTGTAGCCCGAGGGATCCAAAATGTATCGCTCCGAACCGTCCATCGCCACGGTAAACATCCGCGTCGTAAAGCCGCCGACGGGATTTGCATCGGGACCGTCTCCGCTGCTGTTGCGCCACCGATGCAAGACGATGAAACGGCTGGAGTCGGGGCTGACCAACAGGTGATTAAAGTAATGCCATTTATCGTCCAGCGGCTTTCCCAGATGATCGATGCGAGCGGCATCGGCCAGCGAGAAGATCAACGTTGACTCGCCGGTATCCATGTCCATTTTCCAAACGCCCGATTCCTCGGGAGCTCGCTGCGCCGCACAGGCGTCCTCCAACCCCACGTATCCATAACCGGGCCGCATCCGCTGGATTCGGGAAAAGTCCGCGGTGATCGCCCAACGACCGTCGCCGCTGAGCGCATAGACGGGCCGCGGCAGAGTGCGACGTTTGCGTGTTTTGGTATCCATTACATGGCACACGTGCCGGTCGCCCTGACGATCGTTCCACACGATTTCCGAAGCCGATTTCGGCCGCCACTGCAGCATACAACCTTGCTGCCACCCCCAAGCGCGACTGCTGCCCAGCGGTATCCAGCGGTCGTTGTCCTGAGTGTCGACCATGCCCACGCGGATGACGTCATCGGCCTTGGGGGTGCGATGTTCGAAGGGCACCTGATTGGACAGCACGTAACGATTGGAAGGATCAAACTCCAACTTGTCGTAATATCCGAACCAATGCTTCTGCGGCCCCTTGGTGATCGTTCGCACCGGCGGCAGGGATTCCCCCGACTGAGCGATAGCCGGACGGCCGGCGAGGGGTAGCGAAGCGGTGGCGGCCAGTGACTTAAGCGTCCGGCGACGCGAGAGGGAAGCGTTCACGATGGGTATCCTAGATGCAGGGACGTGCTAGCATGTTGCCATTGATCGACTGATAACGGGGTTCACACCAACGTTATAGTCGAATCCACAATGTTTGTGTGCCTTTAGCTTGCCATTGTCGATCATTTCCATTAGTCTCAAAATGGTTAAGAAACCGTGAGCGGGCGGTTTGCCAGAGATCCACTCTCGTCGCAAAAATGGTACTGACATGTCAGCCAGCGTATCGGATCACGTGCGTTACAAGACCGAAGGCAACCACTTGGTTGCCCAACTACTAGATAGCCAGATCACCACCTGGAAAGTTGCCAGCCGGATCCGCGACAGCTTGTTGCAGGCGATTGATCACCAAGGCTCCAACGTCCAAGCGGTACGCATCGACTTGGCGCATGTTGAGCGGATTGGCAGCGCGGGCTTGAACGAACTGATCGGCTTCCGCACACGAGCTCGAGGACAAGGGCTGCACGTCGAACTCTCCGCCGCCCAACCCCAAGTTCGCGAAGTGCTAATGCTAACCCGCTTGGACCGGGTGTTCGAAGTCCCCGAGCCGGCCCTGCCCAGCGGCCAATAAAGCACCCCCGTAGCATGGGTCCCCGAGGGGCGCATCCTACGAGCCGCGGCGTAAATCGCAGCGTTTTGCGCGGCTCAGCTCAGGATTTGTCGAGTTGTCGACGATCTGGCAAGCTAGCTGCCAGAAAAGCGGCCTGGGATAGGATCGCTGGGCGAAGTACGCCGAAGGCGTTATAGCCAATAGCCGGCGGTCGAGCGCAGCGACCACCGCCGGAAAAGACGCGACGATAATCTGGCTCCCCTCTCCCCCAAGCAAGCTCGGGGTGGTGCAGTGGATAGCGAATAGCCAGCCAGCTCGCCCCATCTCTTCGCGTTGGTTTCCGGAGCTTGCTTGGGGGAGAGGGGGGCCCGATTTTGCCCGTTTCTTTCCGGTGGTGGCGCTGCGCTGACCACCGGCTATTATCTGAAATTCCCTTCGGGAATAAGGCGGGGATCGTTACCGCGTCATTGTCGACTGTCGCGGCTTGCCGACTGCACCCGACTCCGGAGAGTCGGGCTACGGGATTCCTACCCGACTCCGGAGAGTCAGGCTACGCAAGCTTATTCGGCGTAGCGATCTTGGAGCGACAGTACCGATAGCTCCCCATCGCGGAGCGCTTGCATGGCGCGGACGGCGGCTTCGGCGGCGGCCAGGGTGGTGATACAGGGCACGCCGTACTGCACGCCGGCAGCCCGGATTTTACCTTCGTCGGTTCGGGCACCTTTACCGCTGGGCGTGTTGAGGATCAGCTGCACGTCACCGTTTTTCAGGTAGTCGATCAGGTTCGGCTTGCCTTCGGCTATCTTCTTAACGCGCTGCACCTCGACGCCGGCTTCGGCCAATCTCGCGGCGGTGCCGACGGTGGCCAACAAGCGAAAACCTAGCCCGGTCAGGGCGCGGCCCAATTCGACGACGTGATCTTTGTGGCTGGCCGACAAGCTAATGAAGATGTTTCCCGATTCGGGCAGCAGCGTACCGGCAGCGATCTGGCTTTTCGCAAACGCCAACGAGAACTTCTCACTGACCCCCATGACTTCGCCCGTGCTCCGCATCTCCGGGCCCAACACGATGTCGACGCCGGCAAACTTGCGGAACGGGAACACGGCTTCTTTGATTGCCACGTGCCGTGGAATCGGCTCGCGGTCGACGCCCAACTCACTCAGCTTCTTGCCGTACATGACCTTGGTGGCCAGGCCCGCGACGCGTACCCCGGTGGCTTTGGCGACAAAGGGTACGGTTCGACTGGCTCGCGGATTCACTTCCAGCACATACAGCACCGGCTTGCCATCTTCGATCTTGACGGCGAACTGGATGTTCATCAGGCCGACAACGTTCAATCGCATGGCCAGTTTCTTGGTGGCTTCACGAATTTCGGCCAGCACGTGTTGCGGCAAGTTGAACGGCGGGATGGCACACGCCGAGTCACCGGAGTGGACGCCGGCCTCTTCGATGTGCTCCATGATGCCCATCAAGATGCATTGCTCTCCATCGGAGATGGCATCCACATCGACTTCGGTGGCGTCTTCCAGGAAGCGGTCGATCAGCACCGGCTGGCCTTCGGCAACCACAAAAGCTTCCGCCACGTAGCGATCGAACTGTGCCTTGTCGTAGCAGATCTCCATGGCTCGCCCGCCCAGCACAAAACTGGGCCGGACCAGAGCGGGGAAACCGATTTCGGCCAATTCCCGCCGCGCTTCGCTCATCGTGCGGGCGATTCCCGAAGGCGGTTGTTTCAGGCCCAGCTCGTTGATCAGGGCTTGGAACAATTCCCTGTCTTCGGCCGCTTCGATGGTTTCCACCGAAGTGCCGATGATCGGTACGCCGGCATCGGACAACCCGCGTGCCAGGTTCAATGGCGTCTGCCCACCGAACTGGGCGATCACGCCTTGAGGGTTGATGGCATCGTGGATATTCAACACGTCTTCGATCGTCAACGGTTCGAAGAACAGCATGTCACTGGTGTCGTAATCCGTACTGACGGTTTCGGGGTTGCTGTTGACCATCACGCTTTGGCAACCGATTTCGCGAAGCGCGAAACTGGCATGGCAACAGCAATAGTCGAATTCGATGCCCTGGCCGATGCGGTTGGGTCCGCCGCCCAGGATCATCACCCGCGACAACTCGGTGGCCGGCGGCAGTTCGTCTTCCTGCTCGTAGGTGCTGTAGTAATACGGCGTATAAGCTTCGAATTCCGCAGCACAGGTATCGACACTTTTGAAAACCGGCGTGACGCCCTGGCCTTTGCGGAAAGCCCGCACCTGCATTTCGGTTTTACCGAACAGATGGGCCAACTGGCGGTCGGAGAAGCCCATGCGTTTGGTTTCCCGCATCTGCTCGACCGTCATGTCTTCGAGCGTGGGGATTTCGCGGAGCCGGTCTTCCTGCTCGACAATTTGCGAGAGGTGGTCCAGGAACCAGGGATCGATGTGGGTGATCTCGTGAATTTGGTCGACCGAGTAGCCGGCCTTCATGGCGTAGCGAATGAAGAAAATCCGTCCGTCGCCGGGCGTGCTTAGCCGAGCCCGAATTTCATCGTCGTCGGGTTGCTCGTCGGTGCCCCAGCGATCTTTGGCGTCGCAGCCCAGCCCAAAAGCGCCAACCTCCAAGCCGCGAAGCGCCTTTTGCAGCGACTCCTTGAAGGATCGCCCGATGGCCATCGTCTCGCCGACGCTTTTCATCTGGGTCGTCAGCGTGGCGTCGGCTTCGGGGAATTTCTCGAACGCGAAGCGGGGAATTTTGGTGACCACGTAATCGATGGTCGGTTCGAAGCAGGCTTTGGTTACTTTGGTGATGTCGTTGGGCAGTTCCCACAAGCGATACCCGACGGCCAACTTGGCGGCGATCTTTGCGATCGGGAACCCGGTGGCTTTACTGGCCAGGGCGGAGGAGCGCGAGACCCGCGGGTTCATTTCGATCACGATCATCCGACCGGTATCGGGATGCACGGCGAACTGGATATTCGAACCGCCCGTTTCGACGCCGATCTCGCGGATCACGGCCAGCGACGCATCGCGCATCCGCTGGTATTCCTTGTCGGTCAGGGTTTGCGCCGGAGCTACCGTGATCGAGTCGCCGGTGTGGACGCCCATGGCGTCAAAGTTTTCGATGCTGCAGATGATCACCACGTTGTCGTCGACATCGCGCATGACCTCCATCTCGTACTCTTTCCAGCCGATGATGGATTCTTCGACCAGGACTTCGGTCACAGGACTCTGGTCCAGTCCGTTTTGCACCAGAGCATCGAAGTCGTCGCGGTTATAAGCGATCGCCGAACCGCTGCCGCCCATCGTAAAGCTGGGGCGGACGACACAGGGCAACCCGATCTTGGCCAATACCTGGCGAGCTTCCTCGAGCGTGTGGACGGTGTCGCCGGTGCAGACGTCGAGTCCGATTTTTTCCATCGCCGCTTTGAACTGATCGCGCTCCTCGGCTTTCGCGATCACGGCCGCGTCGGCGCCGATCATTTCCACGCCGTACTTTTCCAGCACGCCGTGTTTCTCCAGATCCATGGCCGCATTTAGGCCAGTCTGCCCCCCCAGGGTGGGAAGCAATGCATCGGGGCGTTCCTTGGCGATTACCTTCTCGATCATCTGCCAGGTCAGCGGCTCGATATAGGTCGCATCGGCCATATCCGGATCGGTCATGATGGTGGCCGGATTGCTGTTGACCAGCACCACCTCATAGCCCTCTTCGCGGAGCGCTTTACAAGCCTGTGTGCCGGAATAGTCGAATTCGCAGGCCTGTCCGATCACAATCGGACCGCTACCAATCAACAGAATCTTTTTAATGTCGTCTCGACGAGGCACGGCGTTTTCTTTTTCTTCTGCGGCATAAGAGCTGGGCTCAGCCCACGGCGGGCTGGTGCAAATTGCCGCAAAGATTAACAGAAAAACCGGAGACGGCGTAGGACGGGCAATCGCCTGCAAATCATTTGCGAAAAGGCCGCTGAACGACTATGATAGAAGCGCTAAATCGTTTGATGACAGGCATTTGTGGCCCCGGTGAGCAAACCCTTTGGAGCTCATGGGTACAAATGCTTGCGAATAACGTTTTTATTTTGAGGCGAGCGAGTCAGCCAAACCAATGGCCAGACCGTCAATATCGCCCCCCAGATGGCAACTTTTCTTCCGCACACTCCCAAAGGGATAGGTCGTATGCTTCGACCAGTACTGGTTTTCAGCTCCGCCGTGGTGCTCTGTTTTGCAACCGCCGCGACCGTCTCGGCGCAAGCCACTTCGCAGCCTGAGCAAGTGGTGGCGATCGATAAGGCCATTGAGCAGAACTGGGCGGATTACGAAATTCGGCCTTCGGGGATCGTGGACGACGGCAAGTGGTGTCGCCGCGTGTACCTGGACATCATCGGCCGCATTCCTTCGCTGGAAGAACTGAACGCCTTCCTGGGATCTCGCGACCGCAACAAACGTCAGGCCCTGGTACAGACCCTGCTTTACGACGACCGTTACACCGAAGAGTACGCTCGCAACTGGTCGACGATTTGGGCCAACGTGTTGATCGGCCGCAGCGGGGGCACCGACCGCCGTTCGCTGACCAACCGCGACGGCATGCTGAAATATCTGCGTGACTCCTTCGCCTTGAACAAACCCTACAACCAGATGGTTTACGAGCTGGTGGCGGCCGAGGGCTCCACCAAACCGGGCACCGAAAACTTCAACGGTGCGGTCAACTTTTTGGCGGAC from Roseimaritima ulvae includes these protein-coding regions:
- the carB gene encoding carbamoyl-phosphate synthase large subunit, whose product is MPRRDDIKKILLIGSGPIVIGQACEFDYSGTQACKALREEGYEVVLVNSNPATIMTDPDMADATYIEPLTWQMIEKVIAKERPDALLPTLGGQTGLNAAMDLEKHGVLEKYGVEMIGADAAVIAKAEERDQFKAAMEKIGLDVCTGDTVHTLEEARQVLAKIGLPCVVRPSFTMGGSGSAIAYNRDDFDALVQNGLDQSPVTEVLVEESIIGWKEYEMEVMRDVDDNVVIICSIENFDAMGVHTGDSITVAPAQTLTDKEYQRMRDASLAVIREIGVETGGSNIQFAVHPDTGRMIVIEMNPRVSRSSALASKATGFPIAKIAAKLAVGYRLWELPNDITKVTKACFEPTIDYVVTKIPRFAFEKFPEADATLTTQMKSVGETMAIGRSFKESLQKALRGLEVGAFGLGCDAKDRWGTDEQPDDDEIRARLSTPGDGRIFFIRYAMKAGYSVDQIHEITHIDPWFLDHLSQIVEQEDRLREIPTLEDMTVEQMRETKRMGFSDRQLAHLFGKTEMQVRAFRKGQGVTPVFKSVDTCAAEFEAYTPYYYSTYEQEDELPPATELSRVMILGGGPNRIGQGIEFDYCCCHASFALREIGCQSVMVNSNPETVSTDYDTSDMLFFEPLTIEDVLNIHDAINPQGVIAQFGGQTPLNLARGLSDAGVPIIGTSVETIEAAEDRELFQALINELGLKQPPSGIARTMSEARRELAEIGFPALVRPSFVLGGRAMEICYDKAQFDRYVAEAFVVAEGQPVLIDRFLEDATEVDVDAISDGEQCILMGIMEHIEEAGVHSGDSACAIPPFNLPQHVLAEIREATKKLAMRLNVVGLMNIQFAVKIEDGKPVLYVLEVNPRASRTVPFVAKATGVRVAGLATKVMYGKKLSELGVDREPIPRHVAIKEAVFPFRKFAGVDIVLGPEMRSTGEVMGVSEKFSLAFAKSQIAAGTLLPESGNIFISLSASHKDHVVELGRALTGLGFRLLATVGTAARLAEAGVEVQRVKKIAEGKPNLIDYLKNGDVQLILNTPSGKGARTDEGKIRAAGVQYGVPCITTLAAAEAAVRAMQALRDGELSVLSLQDRYAE
- a CDS encoding STAS domain-containing protein; the encoded protein is MSASVSDHVRYKTEGNHLVAQLLDSQITTWKVASRIRDSLLQAIDHQGSNVQAVRIDLAHVERIGSAGLNELIGFRTRARGQGLHVELSAAQPQVREVLMLTRLDRVFEVPEPALPSGQ